In Lysobacter luteus, a single window of DNA contains:
- a CDS encoding S-methyl-5'-thioinosine phosphorylase, translating into MTNDTGAIELAVIGGTGLYQLADLRDVESHQPVTRYGAPSGPVRVGLLDGHRVAFLARHGEGHSLPPHQINYRANLAALHALGAKRVLALNTVGGITADFGPRVLGCPDQLIDYTWGRISTICEEPGTEVVHVDFGEPYTRSLRNDVIAAAAAAGVALVDGGCYGATQGPRLETRAEIARMRRDGCDLVGMTGMPEAGLAREMGLDYACLAIVANWAAGAGPDPDEVITLQDVLDNVAAASSGLPGLIALLLARQTAE; encoded by the coding sequence ATGACCAACGACACCGGCGCCATCGAACTGGCCGTCATTGGCGGCACCGGCCTGTACCAGCTGGCCGACCTTCGGGATGTCGAATCCCACCAGCCGGTCACGCGCTACGGCGCGCCGTCCGGCCCGGTCCGGGTAGGCCTGCTCGACGGCCACCGGGTTGCCTTCCTGGCGCGCCATGGCGAGGGCCACTCGCTGCCGCCACACCAGATCAACTACCGGGCCAACCTGGCGGCGCTGCACGCGCTGGGCGCCAAGCGCGTCCTCGCGCTCAATACCGTGGGTGGCATCACCGCCGACTTTGGCCCCCGAGTGCTTGGCTGCCCGGACCAGCTGATCGACTACACCTGGGGTCGCATCTCCACCATCTGCGAGGAGCCCGGCACCGAGGTCGTCCACGTCGATTTCGGCGAGCCCTACACGCGCTCGCTCCGGAATGACGTCATTGCCGCGGCGGCGGCGGCTGGCGTCGCGCTGGTCGATGGCGGCTGCTACGGCGCCACCCAGGGACCGCGTCTGGAGACCCGAGCGGAGATCGCGCGGATGCGCCGTGACGGCTGCGACCTGGTCGGCATGACCGGCATGCCTGAAGCCGGCCTCGCCCGCGAGATGGGACTCGACTACGCCTGCCTGGCCATCGTTGCCAACTGGGCCGCTGGTGCCGGCCCGGACCCCGACGAGGTCATCACCCTGCAGGACGTGCTCGACAACGTCGCTGCCGCGTCCTCGGGCCTGCCCGGGCTGATCGCGTTGCTGCTGGCTCGCCAAACTGCGGAATGA
- a CDS encoding cold-shock protein, with amino-acid sequence MQYGTVKWFNDAKGFGFISPEDGSADVFAHFSAINAKGFRSLQEGQRVSYELTQGPKGAQASDITPAE; translated from the coding sequence ATGCAGTACGGCACTGTGAAGTGGTTCAACGACGCCAAGGGCTTCGGATTCATCTCGCCCGAGGACGGCAGCGCGGACGTGTTCGCGCATTTCTCGGCTATCAACGCCAAGGGCTTCCGCAGTCTGCAGGAAGGCCAGCGCGTCAGCTACGAGCTGACCCAGGGACCGAAGGGCGCGCAGGCGTCCGACATCACGCCGGCCGAGTAA
- a CDS encoding acyl-CoA dehydrogenase family protein has product MVTLPPFETHHVDNQPPPFAPLDLWSVDTGLREAVQREGGGDFADTLARYGALAGSALYQLSFDAHRDRPRLVSHDRYGHRVDRVEFHPAYHALMQAAVEHGVAGLSWRDPRPGAHVARAALSYLHHQVEPGTSCPLTMTHAAVPVLAREPALAEWASKAAEPDYDPREVPIAGKAGITLGMGMTEKQGGSDVRANTTTAMPDAGDGYRLVGHKWFMSAPMSDGFLVLAQAPGGLTCFLMPRCMQDGSRNAFRIIRLKDKLGDWSNASSEVELCGAWAHRVGGEGRGVATIIEMVMLTRLDCMLGAAAQMRMALAQALHHCAHRRAFGRRLVEQPLMRNVLADLAIEAEAALVLAMRVARAVDAAPVEPAEAAFARIATAVGKYWLCRRAPAFVNEAQECLGGNGYVEESLMPRLYRQAPLNSIWEGSGNIQCLDVLRALDKEPATGAAVWTELQRAGDGDAAYRDAMQRLREPLQGGRIDPAGARRFVEDLALALQAGLLLQCRSPVADAFGRSRLGRDHGLAMGTLPVDAGFDAIIARAGAGILPADSVG; this is encoded by the coding sequence ATGGTGACGCTGCCACCGTTCGAGACCCACCACGTCGACAACCAGCCGCCGCCGTTCGCGCCGCTGGACCTGTGGTCGGTGGACACGGGGTTGCGCGAGGCGGTCCAACGCGAGGGGGGCGGCGACTTCGCCGACACGCTTGCCCGCTATGGCGCGCTCGCGGGCAGCGCGCTGTACCAGCTCTCCTTCGATGCCCACCGCGACCGTCCCCGGCTGGTCAGCCACGACCGCTACGGCCATCGCGTCGACCGGGTCGAGTTCCACCCGGCCTACCACGCGTTGATGCAGGCCGCGGTCGAGCACGGCGTCGCCGGGCTGTCCTGGCGCGACCCGCGTCCCGGTGCGCACGTCGCCCGCGCCGCGCTGAGCTACCTGCACCACCAGGTCGAACCCGGTACCAGCTGTCCGCTGACGATGACCCACGCGGCGGTGCCGGTGCTCGCGCGCGAGCCGGCGCTGGCCGAATGGGCCAGCAAGGCGGCCGAGCCAGATTACGACCCGCGCGAGGTGCCGATCGCCGGAAAGGCGGGCATCACCCTCGGCATGGGCATGACCGAGAAGCAGGGTGGCAGCGACGTGCGGGCCAACACCACCACGGCCATGCCGGACGCGGGCGACGGCTATCGGCTGGTCGGGCACAAGTGGTTCATGTCGGCGCCGATGAGCGACGGGTTCCTGGTGCTCGCGCAGGCACCGGGCGGTCTGACCTGCTTCCTGATGCCGCGGTGCATGCAGGACGGCAGTCGCAACGCATTTCGGATCATCCGGCTCAAGGACAAGCTGGGCGACTGGTCCAACGCCTCGTCGGAGGTCGAATTGTGCGGTGCATGGGCCCACCGCGTCGGCGGGGAAGGCCGAGGCGTGGCGACCATCATCGAGATGGTGATGCTGACCCGGCTGGATTGCATGCTGGGCGCCGCCGCGCAGATGCGCATGGCGCTGGCGCAGGCGCTGCACCACTGCGCCCACCGGCGCGCTTTCGGCCGGCGGCTGGTCGAACAGCCGCTGATGCGCAACGTGCTGGCGGACCTGGCAATCGAGGCAGAGGCCGCGCTGGTGCTGGCGATGCGGGTCGCGCGCGCTGTCGATGCCGCGCCGGTTGAGCCGGCCGAAGCCGCGTTTGCGCGGATCGCCACCGCCGTGGGCAAGTACTGGCTGTGCCGGCGCGCGCCGGCCTTCGTCAACGAGGCGCAGGAGTGCCTGGGTGGCAACGGCTACGTGGAGGAGTCGCTGATGCCGCGGCTGTACCGGCAGGCGCCGCTCAACTCGATCTGGGAAGGCAGCGGCAACATCCAGTGCCTCGACGTGCTGCGCGCGCTCGACAAGGAACCCGCCACCGGCGCCGCGGTCTGGACCGAACTGCAGCGCGCCGGCGATGGCGACGCGGCGTACCGCGATGCGATGCAGCGCCTGCGTGAGCCGTTGCAGGGTGGGCGGATTGATCCGGCCGGCGCGCGGCGGTTTGTCGAGGACCTCGCCCTGGCGCTCCAGGCCGGCCTGCTGCTGCAATGCCGGAGCCCGGTGGCCGATGCATTCGGCCGCAGCCGGCTAGGACGAGACCACGGACTTGCGATGGGGACCTTGCCGGTTGATGCCGGCTTCGACGCGATCATCGCGCGCGCCGGTGCCGGGATCCTGCCGGCGGACAGCGTCGGCTAG